Proteins co-encoded in one Stomoxys calcitrans chromosome 5, idStoCalc2.1, whole genome shotgun sequence genomic window:
- the LOC106092804 gene encoding mitochondrial ribonuclease P protein 1 homolog: MLQSIISAVGKIRVLELHKATKQLFYIRRFATVNTSSIENHSSVKDASDHTNVRPPRKTVNPFSIKDPPSADGNAAPYNPAISSEEKERRLKVLQLEVDIANQEGRRVPSLNFFQKYHWEHVLTLPSKSARMKYYGFLWQVEIKKQAKLRRKEEKAADCQERLEKLREEREQNGHIIYGLGHVSMFMRIYDSTINHWMNHRLIRAMQYSPKMVLDCSYDQYMTQREAENAAKQLMLCFAENRSHDDPFDLHYCNVNLDTPCMQSLQRYIPTMLNMDFPMNVHQKCFTELFPKDKIVYLTPHCRTDLVEYNHDDVYIVGAMVDTVNNEPLSLAKAKKLGLRMARLPLDRYLQWGAGSGKSLTLNQMIKIMLDVRKTGDWRKALSHVPRRKLYDQQNECTRGRNDLQKGANRVNVKIGSIMEVEDFTEEVSRLRSQRKKFNVSSWGAKKKGQQGS, translated from the exons ATGCTACAATCTATAATAAGTGCTGTCGGGAAAATACGAGTTTTGGAACTGCACAAAGCGACTAAGCAATTGTTTTACATCCGTCGTTTTGCAACAGTCAACACAAGTAGTATTGAAAACCATAGTAGTGTAAAAGATGCCTCCGATCACACGAATGTTAGACCGCCAAGAAAAACTGTTAATCCGTTTTCCATTAAGGATCCCCCGTCAGCTGATGGTAATGCTGCTCCATACAATCCCGCAATAAGTTCGGAAGAAAAAGAGCGTCGCTTGAAAGTTCTACAACTAGAGGTAGATATAGCAAATCAAGAGGGACGAAGGGTTCCAAGtttgaatttctttcaaaaataccaTTGGGAACATGTGCtgacattgccctcaaaatcAGCTCGAATGAAATATTATGGATTTCTTTGGCAAGTTGAAATAAAAAAGCAAGCAAAGCTGCGAAGAAAGGAAGAAAAAGCGGCCGATTGCCAAGAGCGATTGGAAAAATTGCGAGAAGAGAGAGAACAAAATGGCCACATTATCTACGGATTGGGGCACGTGTCGATGTTTATGCGGATTTATGATTCGACAATAAATCACTGGATGAACCACAG GCTAATAAGAGCGATGCAGTATTCCCCAAAAATGGTTTTAGACTGTTCGTACGACCAGTACATGACCCAGAGAGAAGCCGAAAACGCAGCCAAACAATTAATGTTGTGTTTTGCAGAAAACCGTTCGCATGACGATCCCTTCGACTTACATTACTGCAATGTCAACTTAGACACACCATGCATGCAAAGTCTTCAACGCTATATACCCACCATGCTGAATATGGATTTTCCAATGAATGTTCATCAGAAATGCTTCACAGAGTTGTTTCCCAAAGACAAAATAGTATATTTAACACCCCACTGCCGCACTGATTTAGTGGAGTATAACCATGATGATGTGTACATAGTGGGGGCAATGGTGGACACA GTAAACAACGAGCCTTTATCATTAGCGAAAGCCAAAAAACTGGGACTTCGCATGGCAAGACTGCCACTAGACCGCTATTTACAATGGGGAGCTGGTTCTGGAAAATCGTTGACTTTAAATCAGATGATTAAAATAATGCTAGACGTAAGGAAAACTGGCGACTGGAGAAAAGCATTAAGTCACGTTCCACGACGCAAGCTTTATGATCAGCAAAATGAATGCACTCGAGGCCGTAATGATTTACAAAAGGGAGCTAATCGTGTAAATGTTAAAATAGGTAGCATAATGGAAGTCGAAGATTTTACGGAGGAAGTTTCTCGATTACGTTCGCAAAGAAAGAAATTTAATGTGTCATCGTggggggcaaaaaaaaagggacAACAAGGGTCATAA